In Pongo abelii isolate AG06213 chromosome X, NHGRI_mPonAbe1-v2.0_pri, whole genome shotgun sequence, one DNA window encodes the following:
- the LOC100445826 gene encoding cytochrome b-c1 complex subunit 9-like codes for MVMPTLTAKLYSLLFRRTSTFALTIAVGVLFFERVFHQGVDEIYQHISERKLWKHIKQKYEKK; via the coding sequence ATGGTGATGCCGACGTTGACTGCGAAATTGTACTCCCTGCTGTTCCGCAGGACTTCCACCTTCGCCCTCACCATTGCTGTGGGCGTCCTGTTCTTCGAGCGAGTCTTCCATCAGGGCGTGGACGAGATCTACCAGCACATCAGCGAGAGGAAGCTGTGGAAACACATCAAGCAAAAGTATGAGAAAAAGTAG